A DNA window from Hemibagrus wyckioides isolate EC202008001 linkage group LG11, SWU_Hwy_1.0, whole genome shotgun sequence contains the following coding sequences:
- the LOC131362086 gene encoding uncharacterized protein LOC131362086 has protein sequence MNFRGEDALQRQEDADPQPGWTGLYDPWTGRLGEQTRQDELNYSEQSDSEDEEIVFILQQDVQDGGDENEVTVRSSSPVRSPSPPAWSPSPPMRVLLPVWDLSPARSPSPTIRNPSPPAWSPSPPMRVLLPVWDLSPARSPSPPIRNPSPPIRNPSPPIRNPSPLRTPIPIVRPTPSYAIPPLPIVVLHDMQSGQPFVPASVTFHVWRQRISRRDEEEDSRVVPSAYPVLDQGKRWREEEEDDEFFPSSRRQRVEPEWEMQVVTRPLQLPVEVIPALSSDL, from the exons ATGAACTTCAGAGGAGAAGACGCGCTACAGCGGCAGGAGGACGCGGACCCTCAGCCCGGATGGACCGGACTATACGACCCCTGGACCG ggagactAGGGGAACAAACACGTCAAGACGAGCTGAACTACAGCGAGCAGAGTGACTCTGAGGATGAGGAAATTGTgtttattctgcagcaggatgtgcaagatggaggtgatgagaaTGAGGTCACTGTGAGGAGCTCCTCCCCTGttaggagcccatccccacctgcatggagcccatccccacccatGAGGGTCCTGTTACCTGTATGGGACCTATCACCAGCAAGGAGCCCATCCCCAACCATCAGGAACCCATCCCCACCTGcatggagcccatccccacccatGAGGGTCCTGTTACCTGTATGGGACCTATCACCAGcaaggagcccatccccacctattagaaacccatccccacctattagaaacccatccccacctattAGAAACCCATCCCCTTTAAGGACCCCAATCCCTATAGTACGTCCCACGCCATCCTACGCCATCCCACCCCTTCCCATTGTTGTGTTGCACGACATGCAGTCTGGTCAGCCTTTCGTTCCAGCGTCCGTGACCTTCCATGTTTGGCGCCAGAGAATAAGTAGAAGGGATGAGGAGGAAGACAGTCGAGTAGTCCCTTCTG CATATCCTGTTCTAGACCAGGGGAAGAGgtggagggaggaagaggaagacgaTGAATTCTTCCCTTCTAGTAGACGACAGCGTGTGGAACCTGAGTGGGAGATGCAGGTAGTCACAAGGCCCCTCCAATTACCAGTTGAAGTGATTCCTGCACTAAGCAGTGATCTTTGA
- the LOC131362069 gene encoding formin-like protein 2, translating into MNFRGEDALQRQEDADPQPGWTGLYDPWTGRLGEQTRQDELNYSEQSDSEDEEIVFILQQDVQDGGDENEVTVRSSSPVRSPSPPAWSPSPPMRVLLPVWDLSPARSPSPPIRNPSPPIRNPSPPIRNPSPLRTPIPIVRPTPSYAIPPLPIVVLHDMQSGQPFVPASVTFHVWRQRISRRDEEEDSRVVPSAYPVLDQGKRWREEEEDDEFFPSSRRQRVEPEWEMQVVTRPLQLPVEVIPALSSDL; encoded by the exons ATGAACTTCAGAGGAGAAGACGCGCTACAGCGGCAGGAGGACGCGGACCCTCAGCCCGGATGGACCGGACTATACGACCCCTGGACCG ggagactAGGGGAACAAACACGTCAAGACGAGCTCAACTACAGCGAGCAGAGTGACTCTGAGGATGAGGAAATTGTgtttattctgcagcaggatgtgcaagatggaggtgatgagaaTGAGGTCACTGTGAGGAGCTCATCCCCTGttaggagcccatccccacctgcatggagcccatccccacccatGAGGGTCCTGTTACCTGTATGGGACCTATCACCAGcaaggagcccatccccacctattagaaacccatccccacctattagaaacccatccccacctattAGAAACCCATCCCCTTTAAGGACCCCAATCCCTATAGTACGTCCCACGCCATCCTACGCCATCCCACCCCTTCCCATTGTTGTGTTGCACGACATGCAGTCTGGTCAGCCTTTCGTTCCAGCGTCCGTGACCTTCCATGTTTGGCGCCAGAGAATAAGTAGAAGGGATGAGGAGGAAGACAGTCGAGTAGTCCCTTCTG CATATCCTGTTCTAGACCAGGGGAAGAGgtggagggaggaagaggaagacgaTGAATTCTTCCCTTCTAGTAGACGACAGCGTGTGGAACCTGAGTGGGAGATGCAGGTAGTCACAAGGCCCCTCCAATTACCAGTTGAAGTGATTCCTGCACTAAGCAGTGATCTTTGA